From the genome of Halobacterium sp. R2-5:
CGCATCCAACCGCGACTCATCCGGCCCTGTGACGTCGTAAGCAACGGGTCTCGTCCGTGGTCGTCGGTGACGTCGTGACGGAGCACGTCCACGTGGTCGTCCAGCATCTCCGACAATTCGGATGAGATCGCAACGAACCGTTCACCGCTTTTCCCGTTCTTCAGCGTCGTACCGGCTTCGGGACGGTGGACGAGTTCGATGCGTTCCTCGTCGAAGTCCACGTCCGTCAGATCGATTGAGTAGGCGGCCCCCATCCGCATTCCAGTCTCCCAGAGAAGCGCGAGCAGAACGTGATGCATCGAGGCGTACTTGTACTGCGAGAGGTACGTGAGGAGCTCTTCCGCTCGCTCGGCTTCGAGGATGTCCTCGTTGCTCTGTTGACTCCGCCGAACGCGCGGAATCATCAGCTTCGTGTAGAGGTCTTCGGGAACGGCCTCCATCGACCCGGCCCACTTGAGAAAGACCCTGAACCCCGACGTCATGTTCTTCATCGTCACCGCATTCAGGTCCTCGTTGTCGGCGAGCCAGAGACGGTATCGCTGGAGATCTCTCCCCGACAGGTCGTTCAGGTTGTCGATGTCCTCTTCGTCACACCACTCCAGGAAGTGCTTCATCCGCGAGCGGTGATTCTGAACTGTGGCCTCTGTACAGTCGGTCGCCTTGTGTTCGAGGAACAGCTCGGCCGCCATCTCGGGGTCGAGCGGTTCCAGATCGGATTTGTCCGTGTTCATTGTTCTCACAGACCGCCAGGAGAGAGGCCCTACGGCGCTCGAACGGCGTCGAAGAGTCGGTGCGCCCCTCGCGGTTTTCCCGCCCCGACCCACTTCTACCGAAGCAACGACCGCGAGCGACGAGCGTGTCGATCGCGGTCGTTCTCGAGTGTGTTCGGTCGGAAGGCGTTGAATTCCAGAAGAGGAGCGTAGCGAGTCTTCCTCCGGTTC
Proteins encoded in this window:
- a CDS encoding site-specific integrase; its protein translation is MNTDKSDLEPLDPEMAAELFLEHKATDCTEATVQNHRSRMKHFLEWCDEEDIDNLNDLSGRDLQRYRLWLADNEDLNAVTMKNMTSGFRVFLKWAGSMEAVPEDLYTKLMIPRVRRSQQSNEDILEAERAEELLTYLSQYKYASMHHVLLALLWETGMRMGAAYSIDLTDVDFDEERIELVHRPEAGTTLKNGKSGERFVAISSELSEMLDDHVDVLRHDVTDDHGRDPLLTTSQGRMSRGWMRRKINQVTAPCYLNEPCPDCEQGTDRKCPEAVSPHAIRRGSITHFLTEDVPTEIVSDRMNVSRKVLDKHYDKRSKEVKLEQRRGYLDEI